One part of the Leptolyngbyaceae cyanobacterium genome encodes these proteins:
- a CDS encoding (2Fe-2S) ferredoxin domain-containing protein, translating into MNDIIKYVRICQSKACSKYGAAKVLAAFQANPVPHISVTASQCLGQCGNGPIVLVEPDRIWYDRVHPDEVPAVIERHLRNGQPVKAMLYRKFHHT; encoded by the coding sequence ATGAATGATATTATTAAATACGTGCGAATCTGCCAAAGTAAAGCCTGTAGCAAGTATGGTGCAGCTAAGGTGTTGGCAGCTTTTCAAGCAAATCCAGTTCCTCACATCAGCGTCACTGCTAGTCAATGTTTGGGACAATGCGGGAATGGTCCGATCGTATTAGTAGAACCAGATCGAATATGGTACGATCGCGTACATCCAGATGAAGTACCAGCAGTTATTGAACGGCATTTACGGAATGGTCAACCAGTAAAAGCCATGCTTTACCGCAAATTTCACCACACCTAA
- a CDS encoding 4'-phosphopantetheinyl transferase superfamily protein, with amino-acid sequence MPSCLQSLAETLSPDEKNRAERFHFERDRKRFTAARGILRNILSRYLNTEPQQVEFTYSSRGKPSLARTYNDRNLQFNVSHSQDLAVYGITLDRAIGIDIEYIRSTPDAEQIVNRFFSENEKSAFSKLPPHQKEIAFFHAWTQKEAFLKATGDGLAGHLDQIEVSPIPDEPARLLSIPGDRQPSRSWLLHDFKPSPDFVAAVAIKGIDFAIAYWEWKF; translated from the coding sequence ATGCCATCATGCTTGCAAAGCTTAGCCGAAACTCTCTCGCCTGACGAAAAAAATCGAGCAGAACGGTTTCATTTCGAGCGCGATCGAAAACGTTTTACGGCGGCTCGCGGCATACTGAGAAATATCCTGAGTCGCTATCTAAATACCGAACCTCAGCAAGTAGAATTTACTTACAGTTCTCGCGGTAAACCTTCATTGGCGCGAACTTACAACGATCGTAATTTGCAGTTTAACGTATCTCATTCCCAAGATTTAGCTGTTTATGGGATTACTCTCGATCGCGCGATCGGCATCGACATCGAGTATATTCGTTCTACACCCGATGCCGAACAAATCGTCAATCGATTCTTCAGTGAAAATGAGAAATCGGCATTTAGCAAACTTCCTCCTCACCAAAAGGAAATCGCTTTTTTTCACGCTTGGACTCAGAAAGAAGCTTTCCTAAAAGCAACAGGCGACGGACTAGCCGGACATCTCGACCAAATTGAAGTCTCCCCGATACCCGATGAACCTGCCAGACTACTGAGTATACCAGGCGATCGACAACCATCAAGAAGCTGGTTATTACATGATTTTAAGCCTTCACCTGACTTTGTGGCGGCGGTTGCTATAAAGGGAATAGATTTTGCGATCGCTTATTGGGAATGGAAATTTTAA
- a CDS encoding FkbM family methyltransferase, with the protein MNIKQTIKWLINSSVSNLGLEIRRKTVTDSVNRQTLLGSLQNIKKLGFEPKTVIDVGAAAGTFQLYETFPNAKHILIEPLEENKPYLEKIVSQYKDCEYLIAVATKTPGTAVLNVHPDLEGSSLYLECEDSNVNGSPRTVPAIALDDICLDRNYQSPYLIKIDVQGAELDVLAGATEILKQTEYVILEVVLFEFFKNGPQFYDTIDFMKQRGFVVYDILDYWYRPLDNAMSQVDIAFVKESGQFRKYHFYATKEQREVQNALLLSGRSTSQN; encoded by the coding sequence ATGAATATCAAACAAACAATTAAATGGTTAATCAATTCTTCAGTAAGTAATTTAGGCTTAGAAATTAGGCGTAAAACAGTAACGGATTCCGTAAATAGACAAACCTTACTGGGGTCACTGCAAAATATTAAAAAGTTAGGCTTTGAACCAAAAACAGTAATTGATGTCGGTGCAGCAGCAGGCACGTTTCAACTGTACGAAACTTTTCCTAATGCCAAACATATTTTAATCGAACCATTAGAAGAAAATAAGCCATATTTAGAAAAAATTGTCAGTCAATATAAAGATTGTGAATATCTTATAGCAGTAGCCACCAAAACCCCAGGAACTGCCGTTCTCAACGTACATCCGGATTTAGAAGGTTCTTCCCTATATTTAGAATGTGAAGATTCTAACGTAAATGGCAGCCCTAGAACAGTTCCGGCGATCGCTTTAGATGATATTTGTCTCGACAGAAATTACCAAAGCCCTTATTTAATTAAAATTGACGTTCAAGGGGCAGAACTTGATGTACTTGCTGGCGCTACTGAAATTCTTAAACAAACAGAGTATGTAATTTTAGAAGTTGTTTTATTTGAGTTTTTCAAAAATGGCCCGCAATTTTATGACACGATCGACTTTATGAAACAACGGGGTTTTGTAGTATATGACATTCTAGATTATTGGTATAGACCCTTAGATAACGCAATGTCCCAAGTAGACATTGCTTTTGTCAAAGAGTCGGGTCAGTTCAGAAAGTATCATTTCTATGCAACAAAAGAGCAACGAGAAGTACAAAATGCTTTATTGTTAAGTGGTAGAAGTACTTCTCAAAACTAA